One region of Peribacillus simplex genomic DNA includes:
- a CDS encoding exonuclease SbcCD subunit D, whose product MKFIHTADWHLGKIVHGVHMTDDQRHALLQFIEIVEEEKPDAVVIAGDLYDRSVPPTEAVELLDEILYTINVKMNTPIVAISGNHDSAERLAFGSSWYRHSQLYIHGKLTKTFEPVRIKGVNFYCVPYAEPGTVRHLFEDESIHSHQEAMKRITGMIAETFNKDEPNVFVGHAFVLGGKTSDSERVLSVGGSGCVSSDLFDAFDYTALGHLHSPDAIRHPKVFYSGSLLKYSFSEAKQNKSLSIVDMQEDGSFDIRYRSLAPKLDMREIFGTMEELLDPAFYQLQKKDDYLKITLNDEGSLIDPINRLRQIYPNVLHLERKWDLTDLRRKKSFSSVKDERKSELDLFETFYQEMTDRDFDSQKQDLMVSVIEAVKKEEALK is encoded by the coding sequence ATGAAATTTATCCATACGGCTGATTGGCATTTAGGTAAAATCGTTCACGGGGTACATATGACAGATGACCAAAGGCATGCCCTTTTGCAATTCATAGAAATTGTCGAAGAAGAAAAACCTGATGCGGTTGTGATTGCCGGTGATCTTTATGATCGTTCGGTTCCACCGACTGAAGCTGTGGAGCTTCTTGATGAAATCCTTTATACGATTAATGTGAAAATGAATACACCAATCGTTGCAATATCGGGAAACCATGATTCCGCGGAAAGGCTTGCATTCGGTTCATCATGGTATCGTCATAGTCAGTTGTACATTCATGGGAAATTGACAAAAACATTCGAGCCGGTTCGCATTAAGGGAGTGAATTTTTATTGTGTTCCATATGCAGAACCTGGAACGGTTCGCCATCTTTTTGAAGATGAAAGTATCCATTCCCATCAAGAAGCGATGAAGCGGATAACAGGAATGATTGCAGAGACTTTCAATAAGGATGAACCGAATGTCTTCGTAGGACATGCTTTTGTATTAGGCGGAAAAACGAGCGATTCAGAGCGAGTTTTGTCAGTAGGTGGTTCCGGATGTGTTTCATCAGACTTATTCGATGCGTTCGATTATACGGCACTTGGACATTTACATAGTCCTGACGCGATACGTCATCCTAAGGTGTTTTACTCTGGATCACTATTAAAATACTCTTTTTCTGAGGCCAAGCAAAATAAGTCGCTTTCCATTGTCGATATGCAAGAAGATGGTAGCTTCGATATACGCTATCGATCTTTGGCGCCTAAGCTGGATATGAGGGAAATATTCGGAACGATGGAAGAGTTACTAGATCCCGCTTTTTATCAATTGCAAAAAAAGGATGACTACTTGAAAATAACATTAAATGACGAGGGGTCACTCATCGATCCGATTAATCGTTTGCGCCAGATTTACCCGAATGTACTTCATCTGGAACGAAAATGGGATTTGACCGACCTTAGAAGAAAAAAATCCTTCTCTTCTGTAAAAGATGAACGGAAATCAGAATTGGACTTGTTCGAAACGTTTTATCAAGAAATGACAGATCGGGACTTTGATTCTCAAAAGCAAGATTTGATGGTTTCGGTAATTGAAGCCGTGAAGAAAGAGGAGGCTTTGAAATGA
- a CDS encoding DUF3219 family protein — protein MVDEVILNDVPLHVTDFLTENVKDSEGREIRKVSFNFKVTNSEYHDITTLLYQMVFDLKIPQSNEEFRAEIFNYATSVTNLYEENAVGDFSLVLLEVNDPE, from the coding sequence ATGAGGTCATTTTAAATGATGTTCCACTGCATGTTACTGATTTTCTTACTGAAAATGTAAAGGATTCTGAAGGTAGAGAAATCAGAAAAGTCAGTTTTAATTTCAAGGTTACAAATAGTGAATATCATGATATTACAACACTGCTTTATCAAATGGTATTTGATCTAAAGATTCCTCAGTCAAACGAGGAATTTCGAGCAGAGATCTTTAACTATGCGACTTCGGTAACGAATCTTTATGAAGAAAATGCCGTAGGGGATTTTTCACTGGTCTTGCTGGAAGTGAACGATCCGGAATGA
- a CDS encoding DUF2621 domain-containing protein → MLSGWFLWFILFWVALLIILMSIGGFFMFRKFLKRFPKEDGKSDMDWEEYYLDQTKHLWSNQQKELLEDLVSPVPELFRDVARHKIAGKIGELALKEKADDITEELVIRGYIIATPKRDHKFLQKKLAERKVNMGPYEHLFS, encoded by the coding sequence TTGCTTAGTGGATGGTTTTTATGGTTTATTTTATTTTGGGTAGCCCTTTTAATTATATTGATGAGCATAGGTGGCTTTTTCATGTTTCGAAAGTTCCTGAAAAGATTCCCCAAAGAAGACGGGAAATCCGATATGGATTGGGAAGAATACTATTTGGACCAAACAAAGCACTTATGGTCAAATCAACAAAAGGAATTACTCGAAGATTTAGTGAGCCCTGTACCGGAACTTTTTCGTGATGTAGCACGCCATAAAATTGCGGGGAAAATCGGAGAGTTGGCGTTAAAGGAAAAAGCGGACGATATTACGGAAGAACTAGTGATACGCGGCTATATCATTGCCACACCAAAACGTGACCATAAATTTTTACAAAAAAAATTAGCTGAAAGAAAGGTGAATATGGGTCCATATGAACACTTATTCAGCTAA